Part of the Engystomops pustulosus chromosome 4, aEngPut4.maternal, whole genome shotgun sequence genome is shown below.
TTTTTTGGGTGTGGGTTGGGGGGGTTTGGTCCACTGATTTGGTGGGAAAgtatcgggggaggaggaggattagtGTTGACTGGAAGAAGACACGATACAAGTCTTTACGGCCACAATAACCTCAAAATAACATTTATTGGAAACAAAAAGAATAGAAATCATGGCATATCACAGGGGTGGGGGGCGCCGCTGAGTGCCGCTccccaggggggggggctgttttttgtattttccgTTATACACTTTTTTTCTGGTTTTCTCTTTTTCTGCCCCCGCAGGGGTCTAGATCAGGTCGGCCACGTTCATTGGCATCTCCTCGATGGTCGTGTTGTAAAAAGTCTCAATGTCCTTTAGCGTGCGCTTGTCTTCCTCCGTCACCATGTTGATGGCGACTCCTTTCCTACCGAAACGTCCTCCACGTCCGATCCTGCGGGAGAGAGGTGGGAGGTGAGCGAGGGAAGGTCCGGAGCAGGGGGGGGTCACGTGTCGGCCATGACATAGTGGCGAGAAGCTACAGGAGCGGTGGTCGCCGTGGAGCATGGTCCTTGTATCTGCCACGTGGCTACGTTCATACCTCGGCATGGCGGCCGGGCAGAGAGGGAATACACGTGGCCCCGCGCTGGGGTGCGACTTACCTGTGAATGTAGTTCTCTCTGTTGGTGGGGAGGTCATAGTTAATGACCAGGGAAACCTGCTGCACATCAATACCACGAGCCTGagggaggagaggacacggggtCAGAGGGCAATCACTGCGCAGCACCACAGGGGGGGGGTTAGTACATGCACAAGGGGCTCAGATAGTAATGGTGAGATCACGCCTCCCAGAATCCTCTGCTGCAGACTGTTCTGCCCCGCAGGACGCAGGGTAGAGAGCCGCAGCAGACAGATCCCGGGATCAGATGACACGCATGGGATATCATCATCTGTGGCACATAGTGGGACCCCCATGGGACCCCCGCACTGGACACTCACCAGGAGATCTGTAGTGATGAGCACGCGGCTGGAGCCGGACCTGAACTCCCTCATGATGACGTCTCTTTCTTTTTGGTCCATGTCCCCGTGCTGCGGAGGAAGCGGAGAGCATTAGTATGTGCCACGTATATGTACCACGTGTGTAGCGTGTCCCCATAGCATGAACCAGGCGTcagtcacaggacactgcgctggGATGAATATGGGGGGATCCTCTGCCCCCGTCAGATTAGGATTATCGCCACTAGACGACTCCTGCCCAGTGACAGGGGGCGGCCGGGCGGCACAGGACTCACCAGCGCAGACACGGTGAAGTCACGAGCGTGCATCTTCTCCGTCAGCCAGTCCACCTTCCGGCGGGTGTTGATGAAGATGACGGCCTGTGTGATGGTGAGCGTCTCGTACAAGTCACATAACGTGTCCAGCTTCCACTCCTGCAGAGAGAAGAGACGTCAGATACAGGCGCAGGGCGCAGAGAGAAGAGGCGTCAGATACGGGCGCAGAGAGAAGAGGCGTCAGATACAGGCGCAGAGAGAAGAGGCGTCAGATACAGGCGCAGAGAGAAGAGGCGTCAGATACAGGCGCAGAGAGAAGAGGCGTCAGATACAGGCGCAGAGAGAAGAGACGTCAGATACAGGCGCAGAGAGAAGAGACGTCAGATACAGGCGCAGAGAGAAGAGACGTCAGATACAAGCGCAGGGCGCAGAGAACGTCTGTCCCCACAGCATGAACCAGGCACAGACACGGGGGGCTGCGCTGGGATGAATGTGGGGCTCAATCCTCTGCCCCCATCAGATTAAGGTAACTCATCACTAGACGACGAGTCCTTGCCCAGTGACGGGGGCGGCCGCACTATCACCGCGCACTTACCTCACGCTCCACATTGACGTAGAACTGTCGGATACCCTCCAGGGTAAGCTCCTCCTTCTTGACCAGGATACGGATGGGGTCCCTCATGAACTTCTTTGTCACCTCTAGTACATCGGCAGGCATGGTAGCCGATAGCAGCACCACCTGGGGGAGGAGCCACAAGTTAGGTCTGGCAGACATGACACAACGATCCTGGCAGCGGACACAATGTTCTCAGATAGTAATGGTGAGATCACGCTTCCCAGAATCCTCTGCTGCAGACTGTTCTACACCGCAGGACGCAGGGCAGAGCGCCGCAGCAGACAGACGCAGGGATCAGATGACACGCATGGGATATCATCAGAGAACTGACCGCTCAGCAGGGGGCACCCCATGACTCCCACTCACCCAGAGGGCACCCCAGCACCCCTCCCGGCGTCCCCCCTCCACTCACCCAGAGGGCACCCCAGCACCCCTCCCGGCATCCCCCCTCCACTCACCTGGGCATTGCTGCTCAGCTTCTGGAAAATGTCGTAGATCTGATCCTTGAACCCTCGACTTAACATCTCGTCGGCCTCGTCCAGCACAAACATCTTGATGTATTTGGCAGCTGTAAAGAAATCGAGGTTAAACTCCTGAAGAACTACAAGGCCCAGAAGTCCCAGAGGGGGTGTCCCCACAGCATGAACCAGGCGGCAGTCACAGGCGGCTGCGCTGGGATGAATATGGGGCTCGCTCTGCCCTGTCAGGTATTAGGTCACACATCACATGATGTGCCCCTGCTGTACCGTCAGGGGGTGCACGGGGGTCCCACCCCAATACTTACACAGGTAACGTCTGTTCAGCATGTCAAAGACTCTGCCGGGGGTCCCCACCACGATGTGCGGGGCTTCTGACTGCAGCTTCTGCACCTCGGCCCGGACATTGGTGCCCCCGATGCAGGCGTGGCAGGAGGCGCCCATGTAGTCACCCAGCGCCATCACCACCTTCTGGATCTGGAGAGAAGACACAGGTCAGTACCACAGAGACCCAGGCCACAGGCCGCACCCACAcccagggacacctacctgctgtgCCAGCTCTCTggtgggtgccagcaccagggcCTGTGTCGCCTTCATGTCCAGCTCGATCTGCTGGAGGATGGAAATGGCAAATGTGGCTGTTTTCCCAGTGCCCGACTGAGCCTGAGCGATGACATCGTAACCTGCGGAGAGAGGAGGTCACATGATCACCCGGGGGTCCGCACACTATGTACAGGGGTCTACACTACTATACATGAGCCTGAGGGTCAGTCACATGATCACCCGGGGGTCCGCACACCTTACACTGGGGTCCGCACTAGGAGAGTCTCAGGGGACAGGACTATGGGGCAGATCCTCTGAAGCCCCCCGGGGCGGCCCCCCTGCACTTACCCTTGATACAAGGTAGAATTGCTCGCTGCTGGATTGCAGACGGTTTCTCGAAACCATAGGCGTAGATCCCTCTGAGAAGAGACTCCGAGAGGTTCATGTCGTCAAAGCTGTCCACCACCTCGTTCCAGTTACTCtgcgggggaggggagagggtTACACGGGGGTCCCAGCACTCAGGGGGTGCACAGGACAGGGGGACGGGCACTTACCTCAATGATGCCATCAGGCTCCATGCCCTCGGGCCCATTGTCTCTTGGTCTGCAAGAAATCAGAGAGAAGTTACAAACCGATCAGAGAACctgggggcagcagcaggggagccACCTACTACACATAACAGGTAGGTACTGGAGGGGGCGCCACCTCCCACACATCACAGGCAGGTACTGGAGGGGAGCCACCTACCACACATCACAGGCAGGTACTGGAGGGGAGCCACCTCCCACACATCACAGGCAGGTACTGGAGGGGAGCCACCTCCCACACATCACAGGCAGGTACTGGAGGGGAGCCACCTCCCACACATCACAGGCAGGTACTGGGGGGGCGCCACCTACCACACATCACAGGTAGGTACTGGGGGGGCGCCACCTACCACACATCACAGGTAGGTACTGGGGGGGCGCCACCTACCACACATCACAGGTAGGTACTGGGGGGGCGCCACCTACCACACATCACAGGTAGGTACTGGGGGGAGCCACCTACCACACATCACAGGTAGGTACTGGGGGGAGCCACCTACCACACATCACAGGTAGGTACTGGGGGGAGCCACCTACCACACATCACAGGTAGGTACTGGGGGGAGCCACCTACCACACATCACAGGTAGGTACTAAGGGGGTCACAGCTCAGCCTGGAGGGGGCGCCACCTCCCACACATCACAGGTAGGTCCTGGAGGGGGCGCCACCTCCCACACATCACAGGTAGGTCCTGGAGGGGGCGCCACCTCCCACACATCACAGGTAGGTCCTGGAGGGGGCGCCACCTCCCACACATCACAGGTAGGTCCTGGAGGGGGCGCCACCTCCCACACATCACAGGTAGGTCCTGGAGGGGGCGCCACCTCCCACACATCACAGGTAGGTCCTGGAGGGGGCGCCACCTCCCACACATCACAGGTAGGTCCTGGAGGGGGCGCCACCTCCCACACATCACAGGTAGGTACTGGGGTCACTACACAGGAGCAGCTACAGCCCAAGCCATAAAACACAAGCCCCACAGCCtgaggggcagcagcaggggtaACATCACAGGTAGGTACTGGGGGCACAGCCTGGAGGGGGCGCCACCTCCCACACATCACAGGTAGGTACTAGGGGGTCACAGCCTGGAGGGGGCACCACCTCCCGCACATCACAGGTAGGTACTAGGGGGTCACAGCCTGGAGGGGGCGCCATGGCTCAGAGGCCGCTCTGCAGGGAGGGGGTCACACTGCAGCACAGATAAGGACACGTACTACAGGGAGAGGACGGGTTAACCAGGCAGATCAcatgtcagggaggaggaggattacaggacccctcccccaccccccaataCAGGACATTACACAGGGGCCACAGTATATAGATCCAGTATGTGccccctatacatatatacattacatagtgccccctatacatatatacattacatagtgccccctatacatatatacattacatagtgccccctatacatatatacattacatagtgcCCACTGTATACCCCGCACAGTATATAGAGCCAccgatagagatatatacacccAGGAGACTATACagcatcctctatataccccacacacagtatatagatccagtatataccccctatacatatatacattacatagtgcCCACTGTATACcccgcacagtatatacaccctatacatatatacattacatagtgcCCACTGTATACCCcgcacagtatataccccctatacatatatacattacatagtgcCCACTGTAtaccccacacagtatatacaccctatacatatatacattacatagtgcCCACTGTATACCCcgcacagtatataccccctatacatatatacattacatagtgcCCACTGTAtaccccacacagtatataccccctatacatatatacattacatagtgcCCACTGTATACCCTGCACAGTATATAGAGCCACCGATACACATTACCCCCTATACACCCACGAGTcagtatacagcgccccctatacaCCCACGAGTcagtatacagcgccccctatagatacacattacacagcgtcctctatataccccacacacagtatatagagcCACCTATAGATACACATTACACAGCGCCCCCTATACACCCACGAGTcagtatacagcgccccctatagaCGCCTCATACCACGGGAGGTGTAATCCGCGCTCCGTGTTACCCCCGGGGCAGTGCCCCCCTTCTCTATCACCCCcggggccccccatccccctctcctccccccgggcGGGGGCCACGTGCGGCGCCggaagtggcggccatcttagaggGAAGCTCCCGGGCTGCGGAGCGGCCGCCATCTTGTCTCCTGCCGCCCCCGTCCTCTCCTCGGCTCCCGGCCACGTGCAGCCCCGGCGCGGCCTCCCCGCTCCCCCGAGCACCGGGCGGGATCAGGCGGTGACCGGGGACACGTGGTGCGGGCGGGGCCCGGGGGAGCGGCGGGTGAAGCCCCGGACACAGAGGCCGCGCACAGGCTGCGCCATCAGTTTACAACGCGGGGGATGAGACGCCGCACCGGGCGGGGGAAGGGCCGCGGCCCGGGATCACACTCACCGGTTGTCGTAGCTCGCAGACATTCTTCAGAGCGGAAGCTTTCCCGAAGCCGGCGAGCGCCttatatatactgtcctgctGTCCCCGCCCAGCGGCGCTCTCATTGGCTGACTCAGAAAGTACAGCTGAGGGAGGAGCGACCGGCTTTACGCTAATTGGTTGCGGTGAGTGTCCGTCAACCAAGAGCGAACCGGCTCGAAGAACTATTGGTCTCTGCTTGGTGAAGCTCCGCCTCTACTTGCGACAGAATTTTTCTCTTGCGCTCCGCCCTATTGCACCACCTCCAATTCCTCCGCGTCGCCGTTCATTGGCTAATAACGGCACGTGACCTGGCCCCGCTGCCACGAACCCGCCAAGCAGCTCGCTTCCTTACTGGTCGGCCCTGACGTCGCTCAGGATATCGTGGCTTACTATTGGTTACCGCAGCCGTCATTCCCACAGGACTAGTGAGTGATTGGCTAGAGCGGCGGCGACGACTCCCGCCCAGGGGCCCCTCCAGGAAGTGATGTTGTGTCTGGTTCCTCACAGATAATGTGGTCCCGGCCCCGGGCCTCCCCATGACTGACCAACAGAAAACCGCAGCGTTTTACTGCATCAGCGAAGTGAACGAGACAAAAACCGCGTCCACAATGAGAAATCCCCTCACAGTCCTCCAGGGGCTCCGGGCAAAGAGGctacaactgccccagtcactgtgtcact
Proteins encoded:
- the EIF4A1 gene encoding eukaryotic initiation factor 4A-I, which gives rise to MSASYDNRPRDNGPEGMEPDGIIESNWNEVVDSFDDMNLSESLLRGIYAYGFEKPSAIQQRAILPCIKGYDVIAQAQSGTGKTATFAISILQQIELDMKATQALVLAPTRELAQQIQKVVMALGDYMGASCHACIGGTNVRAEVQKLQSEAPHIVVGTPGRVFDMLNRRYLSAKYIKMFVLDEADEMLSRGFKDQIYDIFQKLSSNAQVVLLSATMPADVLEVTKKFMRDPIRILVKKEELTLEGIRQFYVNVEREEWKLDTLCDLYETLTITQAVIFINTRRKVDWLTEKMHARDFTVSALHGDMDQKERDVIMREFRSGSSRVLITTDLLARGIDVQQVSLVINYDLPTNRENYIHRIGRGGRFGRKGVAINMVTEEDKRTLKDIETFYNTTIEEMPMNVADLI